TCCAGGGGCCACACGGTCTGGATATAGCCCAATGCCATCACCATGATCGCGTAAGCTTCGGCCAGGGCGAGGCCCATGCCGAGAATTCCCTGGGAGAATGTCCCGAAGTCCAGCGTTTCCGTGAAACGCCAGACGATATAGCGTAACGAGACCAGAGCCGAGAGGATCGTCAGGAACAACGTCATTGGCCGGCCCCGTCTGCGATTACAGGCCAGAAACACTATCGGTGTGACGATGGCCACAATTGACTGCTCATCCGGATCTAGATAAACAGTCGTAACGACCCACACAAGCGTCAGCCCAAGCAGAGCCAGTACAACAATGGCGATCCATTCGGCAGTCCTTGGACTGGCAGGACTACCCTGCAGCAAACGCAACAGCAGACGTTTCATGGACGTGTCATACCGCTCCGGTCGGACGCGCGTTCCACCACGGCAGCTCGAGACGTCATCGCGAGCCGAGCCATGATCGCGCGGGTAATTTCGCCGAGGTCCTGGGTGGCTTTCGCTCCGGGCGCATACTCCGCCAACAGCTTTTGCGCCGCGACTGCCTCTGCCACGTGCTCATCACGATAGACCACTCCGAGTAAACGCTCGCCGAAATGCCGTGAGGCCGCTGTCGCTATCGGGGCGCCCAGTCGAGTCCGCGGATCAAATTGATTCAGCACGAATCCCTGATTGATTGGCTGCTGGTGCTCGCCGATTTGACCATAAACTGAACCGCTGTCGAGTGCCGGAAGCAGCGACATTGACGTGGCGTCTACCAGCAACACGGTGACGAGCAGGTCGGCAATCGGCAGGAGTGCCGACAGCATCGTGGAAGGCCCGGGCGGCGTATCGACCACTAAGGTAAGATCGGGTTCAGCTAAAATTTGTCGCACAGGTGTGGTCAGCAGATCCGGGCTCTCCAGGACTGCTGCGGCAAGTTGC
The sequence above is drawn from the Pirellulales bacterium genome and encodes:
- a CDS encoding cellulose synthase operon protein YhjQ/BcsQ, which produces MPLICLASPKGGVGKTTFAANIAGGIARSGGRVIALDLDPQNTLRFHFGVPLTTTDGFASRITQRPNWRMSLCSTAIGVGVLPYGLTDLVTATQLAAAVLESPDLLTTPVRQILAEPDLTLVVDTPPGPSTMLSALLPIADLLVTVLLVDATSMSLLPALDSGSVYGQIGEHQQPINQGFVLNQFDPRTRLGAPIATAASRHFGERLLGVVYRDEHVAEAVAAQKLLAEYAPGAKATQDLGEITRAIMARLAMTSRAAVVERASDRSGMTRP